The Rana temporaria chromosome 4, aRanTem1.1, whole genome shotgun sequence genome contains a region encoding:
- the LOC120935645 gene encoding uncharacterized protein LOC120935645: MVRIQAKFGNRISSSVELSVVTRQAGIRITEINRSQTSRVKHRKQIRSQEVTGTVNNPLKKTKKGRNAGTWRCASCNAEGEIPPKQMHNAEPEASLMSGPQEKMHQESSKDCHVLPEKHGTFSAVQDIEYSCDQPTMYHQATPQTKICSTSQACPQPPPLHNFHQLIPKLQNEPQLSSHSCPSESSGQNYPQLPFGQQMRNSQKIPTTTHAVQRYIATTAQIPPPNTDSSHTHATCNHTETRHDYGAVHQSERHPLPTSRTEAPGSSARAEMVQNSGTLQTEALTETIGSNLTLSRHELECLITEWAFQNMSRPMM; the protein is encoded by the exons atggtcaggatccaggcaaagtttGGCAACAGGATATCAAGCAGTGTAGAGCTGAGCGTGgtcacaaggcaggctgggatcaggataacagagatTAATCgcagtcaaacaagccgggtcaaacacaggaaacagATCAGATCACAGGAAGTCACGGGAACAG TAAATaatcccctgaagaagaccaagaaaggtcgaaacgc TGGTACATGGAGATGTGCATCTTGCAATGCAGAAGGAGAAATACCACCTAAACAAATGCACAATGCTGAACCTGAAGCTTCATTGATGTCA GGACCTCAAGAGAAAATGCACCAAGAAAGCAGCAAGGATTGCCACGTGTTGCCAGAGAAACATGGGACTTTCAG TGCAGTACAGGACATAGAGTACAGTTGTGATCAGCCGACCATGTATCATCAGGCTACACCCCAGACAAAAATCTGCTCCACATCCCAGGCTTGTCCACAGCCACCACCACTACacaacttccatcagctcataccTAAACTCCAGAATGAGCCTCAGCTGTCATCTCACAGTTGTCCCTCTGAATCATCTGGGCAGAATTACCCACAGCTCCCATTTGGGCAACAAATGAGAAACTCACAGAAAATTCCAACTACCACACATGCTGTCCAGCGCTATATAGCAACAACTGCTCAGATTCCTCCTCCCAACACTGACAGCAGTCACACACATGCCACATGTAACCACACTGAGACCAGACATGATTATGGTGCAGTACATCAGAGTGAAAGGCACCCTCTCCCTACCTCCAGAACAGAAGCTCCAGGGTCATCAGCTCGGGCGGAAATGGTCCAAAACTCTGGAACCTTACAGACAGAG GCACTAACTGAAACTATTGGCAGCAACCTGACATTGAGCCGACATGAGCTGGAATGTCTCATCACTGAG TGGGCCTTCCAGAATATGAGCCGGCCAATGATGTGA